A window from Rhizosphaericola mali encodes these proteins:
- a CDS encoding plasmid mobilization protein: MESHKQENRNLWLHVRLTISEMNQVRDAIASSTERKISTYARKLILGQPVILKVRNASTDAFIQELNTLKRELSAIGSNFNQVVKNINTLKDSPEGRIWFPLALENQKRLIEKISVIQEQIQQFARQWLQK, encoded by the coding sequence ATGGAATCACACAAGCAAGAAAATAGAAATCTGTGGCTTCATGTTCGCTTAACTATATCTGAAATGAATCAAGTTAGAGATGCCATTGCATCCAGTACAGAACGCAAAATAAGTACCTATGCCCGGAAATTAATTCTGGGTCAACCAGTCATTTTAAAAGTACGCAACGCTTCCACTGATGCATTTATTCAAGAGTTGAATACACTTAAAAGAGAACTGTCTGCCATCGGTAGCAATTTCAATCAAGTTGTAAAAAATATCAACACTTTAAAAGATTCTCCCGAAGGTAGAATATGGTTTCCGTTGGCATTGGAAAACCAAAAAAGATTGATAGAAAAGATTAGTGTTATACAAGAACAAATCCAACAATTTGCCAGACAATGGTTGCAAAAATAA
- a CDS encoding relaxase/mobilization nuclease domain-containing protein encodes MVAKIMVGKNMNGALSYNEIKVSEAKAALLHADGFLLSLEQLSFQDKLFVFSNRTELNDRAKSNCVHISINFDKKDALNKSDLLSITEKYLKQIGFNEQPYLIYEHYDAAHKHVHLVTTNIRSDGTQIPMYNLGREKSMKACRGLETEYGLVNATSKKQGELESLKPILEKVIYGKSETKSAISNVVRAIIRDYKFTSLAEMNAVLKGFNVEAYRGEKGTKMFEKSGLTYHVLDKKGNHIGVPIKASSIYTKPTLKNMESIFLANKSKKILHKNQLQRTIDKVLQSPIQDRFFFQLMLKKQGVDVLFRENESMVYGITFIDHNTKCVFNGSDLGKGYTAKRILERIAESGFWEQQKQEDSYNELKNYIQKMDYNIGAQKMLEQIYKDGYQLEIGQNSLGNNKYFLSFHNSENGSRVGSVNRFDRYFEDGNITEKLCNHLNEYLLKNGVQQIQQYIQHLFSAQSDNYFGHTTADKKKPKRKINW; translated from the coding sequence ATGGTTGCAAAAATAATGGTAGGTAAAAATATGAATGGAGCATTGAGCTATAATGAAATTAAAGTTTCAGAAGCAAAAGCAGCCTTGTTGCATGCAGACGGTTTTCTGTTATCATTGGAACAACTTTCCTTTCAAGATAAGCTATTTGTATTCTCCAATAGGACTGAGTTGAACGATCGGGCTAAAAGCAATTGTGTGCATATCAGTATCAATTTTGACAAGAAAGATGCTTTAAATAAAAGTGATTTACTTTCTATTACGGAAAAATACCTGAAACAAATTGGATTTAATGAGCAGCCTTATTTGATATATGAACATTACGATGCCGCACATAAACATGTCCATTTAGTAACTACCAACATTAGATCCGACGGCACACAGATACCGATGTATAATTTGGGACGAGAAAAAAGTATGAAAGCATGCCGTGGATTGGAAACAGAATATGGATTGGTCAATGCCACCTCAAAAAAACAAGGTGAACTAGAATCGCTAAAACCCATCTTAGAGAAAGTTATTTATGGCAAAAGCGAAACCAAGTCTGCAATTTCCAACGTAGTAAGGGCGATTATTAGAGACTATAAATTCACTTCGTTAGCAGAAATGAATGCGGTATTAAAAGGATTTAACGTGGAAGCCTACAGAGGAGAAAAAGGAACTAAGATGTTTGAAAAAAGTGGTTTGACCTATCACGTATTGGATAAGAAAGGTAATCACATTGGTGTTCCCATTAAAGCAAGCTCTATATATACCAAACCGACTCTAAAAAATATGGAATCTATTTTCTTGGCAAATAAAAGCAAAAAAATCCTCCATAAGAACCAGTTGCAAAGAACTATTGATAAGGTGCTACAGTCGCCCATCCAAGACCGCTTTTTCTTTCAGTTAATGTTAAAAAAGCAAGGTGTTGATGTTCTGTTTCGGGAAAATGAATCCATGGTTTATGGTATTACGTTTATCGATCATAACACTAAATGCGTATTCAATGGTAGTGATTTAGGTAAAGGATACACAGCTAAAAGAATATTGGAACGTATTGCAGAAAGTGGTTTTTGGGAACAACAAAAACAAGAAGATTCCTACAATGAATTGAAAAATTACATCCAAAAAATGGACTATAATATAGGTGCACAAAAGATGTTAGAACAAATATATAAGGATGGTTATCAACTGGAAATAGGACAGAATAGTTTAGGCAATAATAAATATTTTTTATCCTTTCATAATAGTGAGAATGGTTCTCGTGTGGGAAGCGTCAACCGATTTGACCGGTATTTTGAAGACGGAAATATTACAGAAAAACTATGCAATCATCTCAACGAATACCTATTAAAAAATGGCGTACAGCAAATACAGCAATACATTCAACATTTATTTTCTGCACAATCCGATAATTATTTTGGTCATACCACTGCTGATAAAAAGAAACCTAAACGTAAAATTAATTGGTAA
- the mobC gene encoding conjugal transfer protein MobC, with the protein MTGENEQGLRAMLDFTRLISIAILMIHFYGICHGAFTHWGWTSPIIDHIAHNFWKLPIFKTVLFTKVSALLMLVVYLFGIRGKKDEKISIKAALAYCITGLLFYFLSNFLLYIKADLIQISLYYIGMTAAGYLLMVTGGTYLSRILKLKIRRDIFNTENETFPQEERLLENEYSFNLPARYQLNGKLRKSWINIINPFRALLVAGTPGAGKTYFVVRNVIEQQIRKGFSMFLYDFKYDDLSKIAYNSLLENYKHYKVPPSFYVVNFDTPMYRCNPLEPEAMRDISDATEAARTILLGLNRDWIKKQGEFFVESPINFLTAIIWFLKKYEGGKYCTLPHAIEMMQQDYNDLFPVLNSEPEIEVLINPFISAYKNNAKEQLEGQTASAKIAMARLSSPNIYYVLSGNDFTLDINNPDAPKIVCMANNPEKSQTYGAVISLFVFRLLRVILHKGRNKSSLIVDELPSIFLNGIEQFIAVARSYKVSTVLCVQDFSQLVKDYGKELAEVIVNICGNVISGQVTGDTAKQLSERFGKIVQERESVSINRNDTSISRSTQLDSAIPASTIATLSSGEFVGIVADNPEERIDLKTFHSEIINDHKAIATKEKRFKEIPLVRDISAEEIQNNFIQIKNDVDAIIRSVSEMINKKQGTFAKQKSY; encoded by the coding sequence ATGACTGGAGAAAACGAACAAGGATTAAGGGCGATGCTGGATTTTACCAGACTGATCAGCATTGCTATTTTGATGATCCATTTCTATGGGATCTGCCACGGCGCATTTACTCATTGGGGATGGACCTCCCCTATTATTGATCATATTGCCCATAATTTTTGGAAGCTGCCCATCTTCAAAACCGTATTATTTACTAAGGTTTCTGCATTACTGATGTTGGTGGTTTACCTGTTTGGAATACGTGGCAAGAAGGATGAAAAAATTAGTATCAAAGCCGCATTGGCGTATTGCATAACAGGATTACTATTTTATTTTCTGTCCAATTTCCTGTTATATATCAAAGCTGATCTAATTCAAATATCGCTGTATTATATAGGCATGACCGCTGCCGGTTATCTATTAATGGTTACTGGAGGCACTTATTTATCTCGGATATTAAAACTAAAAATACGCAGGGATATCTTCAATACGGAAAACGAAACCTTTCCGCAGGAAGAACGCTTATTGGAAAATGAGTATTCTTTTAATCTACCAGCTAGATATCAACTCAATGGCAAACTAAGAAAAAGTTGGATCAATATTATCAATCCCTTTCGTGCATTACTTGTAGCAGGTACACCAGGTGCAGGTAAAACCTATTTTGTGGTTCGCAATGTAATAGAGCAACAAATCCGAAAAGGCTTTTCCATGTTCTTGTATGATTTCAAATATGATGATTTAAGCAAGATTGCTTATAATTCCTTATTGGAAAACTACAAACATTACAAAGTTCCACCATCCTTCTATGTCGTTAATTTCGATACACCGATGTATCGTTGCAATCCATTGGAGCCGGAAGCAATGCGGGACATTAGCGATGCTACAGAAGCAGCAAGAACGATACTATTGGGCCTAAATAGAGATTGGATCAAAAAACAAGGAGAATTCTTTGTGGAATCTCCCATTAATTTTCTGACCGCTATTATTTGGTTTTTAAAAAAATACGAAGGCGGTAAGTATTGTACCTTGCCCCATGCGATCGAGATGATGCAACAAGATTATAATGATTTATTTCCCGTATTGAATAGTGAACCTGAAATTGAAGTACTTATTAATCCTTTTATTTCCGCCTATAAAAATAATGCAAAAGAACAATTGGAAGGTCAGACGGCCTCAGCCAAAATTGCCATGGCACGGTTATCTTCTCCCAATATCTACTATGTACTTAGTGGGAATGATTTTACCTTAGATATTAATAATCCAGACGCTCCCAAGATTGTCTGTATGGCCAATAATCCAGAGAAATCCCAAACCTATGGCGCAGTTATTTCGTTGTTTGTTTTTCGATTGTTAAGAGTCATCTTACATAAAGGGCGAAATAAAAGTTCTCTAATAGTAGATGAACTACCATCCATTTTTCTCAATGGTATTGAACAATTTATTGCTGTTGCTAGAAGCTACAAGGTAAGTACTGTCTTATGTGTGCAAGATTTCAGCCAACTAGTCAAAGACTATGGAAAAGAACTGGCAGAAGTGATTGTCAATATTTGTGGTAATGTGATTAGTGGACAGGTAACAGGTGATACGGCCAAACAACTCAGTGAACGTTTTGGCAAGATTGTCCAAGAGCGAGAAAGCGTCAGCATCAACCGCAATGATACTTCTATAAGTAGATCAACTCAACTAGATAGTGCCATTCCTGCTTCAACAATTGCCACACTCAGTTCTGGTGAGTTTGTGGGTATTGTGGCAGATAATCCCGAGGAGCGTATAGATTTGAAAACCTTTCATTCTGAAATTATCAATGATCATAAAGCTATAGCCACAAAAGAAAAAAGATTCAAAGAGATTCCACTAGTTAGAGATATCTCTGCGGAAGAAATACAAAACAATTTTATCCAAATCAAAAATGATGTAGATGCGATTATTCGGTCAGTAAGTGAAATGATCAATAAGAAACAAGGAACGTTTGCCAAACAAAAGAGTTATTGA
- a CDS encoding DEAD/DEAH box helicase family protein produces MVDFKKRLGSKSIEKKINPIEIYDSLDRRSETGPLRPAQEHILKEWYNERKDRNNLIIKLHTGQGKTLIGLLILHSKLNSKNSPCLYVCPNIYLAKQTVQEAKKFGIPHCSLIDEKEIPDEFLNGDKILITYVQKVFNGKSVFGLNNNSINVNSIILDDSHACIDSIKSSFTINIKKEESIYTKMLTLFYEDLENQGEGSLLDIKEGKFETILAIPYWSWINKKTEVLKLLAENEDQNKSILFTWSILKNNIVNYKAIISGSQIEITPYYIPMFHFGSFANAKHRVLMSATTQDDSFFIKGLQFDLQTINEPLINTEQKWSGEKMLIIPSLIDELLIREEIVNKYAKPEIKKYGIVSLVPNTKFTLQYSEYRATIASATNIFELIQSLKNGKFEKNSRHY; encoded by the coding sequence ATGGTGGACTTCAAAAAAAGACTTGGGAGCAAATCCATAGAGAAAAAAATAAATCCTATCGAAATTTATGATTCATTAGACAGGAGAAGTGAGACTGGACCATTGAGACCTGCACAGGAGCATATTTTGAAAGAATGGTATAATGAAAGAAAAGATAGAAACAATCTTATTATTAAATTACATACAGGTCAGGGAAAAACTTTGATTGGCCTTTTAATACTTCATTCAAAGCTAAATAGCAAAAATTCACCTTGCTTATATGTATGTCCGAACATTTACTTAGCTAAGCAAACAGTTCAGGAAGCTAAGAAATTTGGAATTCCACATTGTTCGCTTATTGATGAAAAGGAAATTCCTGACGAGTTTTTAAATGGAGATAAAATATTGATAACCTATGTTCAAAAAGTATTTAATGGCAAAAGTGTTTTTGGACTGAACAATAATTCAATTAATGTAAACTCTATCATACTAGATGATTCACACGCTTGTATTGATTCAATAAAATCATCCTTTACAATAAATATTAAAAAGGAAGAATCCATTTACACCAAAATGTTAACTCTATTCTATGAGGATCTTGAAAATCAAGGAGAAGGAAGCCTTTTAGATATTAAAGAAGGGAAGTTTGAAACTATTTTAGCTATACCATATTGGAGTTGGATAAACAAAAAAACAGAAGTATTAAAACTTCTTGCCGAAAATGAAGATCAAAATAAATCAATCTTATTTACTTGGTCAATATTAAAGAACAATATAGTAAACTACAAAGCCATCATTTCTGGCAGCCAGATTGAAATTACACCATACTACATTCCCATGTTTCACTTTGGTTCATTTGCAAATGCAAAGCATAGGGTATTAATGTCTGCAACTACACAAGATGATTCTTTTTTTATAAAGGGGTTGCAATTTGATCTACAAACAATAAATGAACCATTAATTAATACAGAACAGAAATGGTCTGGAGAGAAAATGTTAATAATACCCTCATTAATTGATGAACTATTGATAAGAGAAGAAATTGTAAATAAATATGCCAAACCAGAAATTAAAAAATATGGTATAGTTTCTTTGGTGCCCAATACAAAATTTACTTTGCAATATTCTGAATATAGAGCAACTATTGCAAGTGCTACGAATATATTCGAACTTATCCAATCATTAAAAAATGGTAAATTCGAAAAAAACAGTCGTCATTACTAA
- a CDS encoding helicase C-terminal domain-containing protein — MVNSKKTVVITNRYDGIDLPDDSCRLLIIDSKPYFRSLSDIYEETCRANSEVINTQIAQKIEQGLGRSVRGEKDYSAIIITGADLVKFIKSSATSKFFSEQTRKQIEIGLEIASLAKEDLDKKEHPIKVVESLLRQSLDRDEGWKEFYKEKMDEIEFEKVNSSLLELINCENEAEYYHYSGNNEKAISTIQKIIDNYCDTNDERGWYLQTQARYKYAISVLESNKLQLAAFKANYQLLHPKEGLSYNKINYININRIDRIKKFIDGQESYNELILSIDHILGALVFGMSSEKFELALQELGSALGFISQRPDKEYKKGPDNLWCGINDKYVLFECKSEVAIDRGEINKYEAGQMNSHCGWFKETYGEKFVKRILIIPTKKLSYHANFTDNVEIMRLASLKKLKENVKGFFKEFKNFDIKEISEEKINEFIKTHELTIDDITDKYSEVYYHNKK; from the coding sequence ATGGTAAATTCGAAAAAAACAGTCGTCATTACTAATAGGTATGATGGTATTGATTTGCCAGATGACAGTTGTCGCCTGCTAATTATTGATTCAAAACCTTATTTTAGATCACTTTCAGACATTTATGAGGAAACCTGTCGTGCAAACAGTGAGGTAATAAACACTCAAATCGCTCAGAAAATTGAGCAAGGATTAGGGAGAAGTGTTAGGGGCGAAAAGGACTATAGTGCAATAATAATAACAGGGGCAGATTTAGTTAAATTCATCAAAAGCTCAGCTACGAGTAAATTTTTTTCCGAACAAACTAGAAAACAAATAGAAATAGGGCTTGAGATTGCATCGTTAGCAAAAGAAGATTTGGACAAAAAAGAACATCCAATAAAAGTGGTTGAATCCTTGTTAAGACAATCTTTAGATAGAGATGAAGGCTGGAAAGAATTTTACAAAGAAAAAATGGACGAAATAGAGTTCGAGAAAGTTAATAGTTCGCTTCTAGAGCTTATTAATTGTGAAAATGAGGCAGAATATTACCATTATAGTGGTAATAATGAGAAAGCGATTAGTACTATACAAAAAATCATTGATAATTACTGTGATACAAATGACGAAAGAGGTTGGTATTTACAAACTCAAGCCAGATACAAATATGCAATTAGTGTATTAGAATCTAATAAGTTGCAGCTTGCCGCATTTAAGGCAAATTATCAATTACTGCACCCAAAAGAAGGTTTAAGTTATAACAAAATAAACTACATAAATATCAATAGGATTGATAGGATAAAAAAATTTATTGATGGTCAAGAATCATATAATGAGTTAATATTATCAATTGATCACATTTTGGGGGCGCTAGTTTTTGGTATGTCCTCAGAGAAATTTGAATTGGCCTTACAAGAATTAGGCTCTGCATTAGGATTTATAAGCCAAAGGCCCGATAAGGAATATAAAAAAGGGCCTGATAATTTATGGTGTGGGATTAATGATAAATATGTCCTTTTTGAATGTAAAAGTGAAGTTGCTATTGATAGGGGGGAAATTAACAAATACGAAGCTGGTCAAATGAATTCTCATTGTGGTTGGTTCAAAGAAACTTATGGTGAAAAATTCGTTAAACGAATATTGATTATCCCTACCAAAAAATTATCTTATCACGCAAATTTTACTGATAATGTAGAAATAATGAGGCTTGCCAGTTTAAAGAAATTAAAGGAAAATGTAAAAGGATTCTTTAAAGAATTTAAAAATTTTGACATTAAAGAAATAAGTGAGGAGAAGATTAATGAATTCATTAAGACACATGAATTAACAATAGATGATATAACTGATAAATATTCAGAAGTTTACTACCATAATAAAAAGTAA
- a CDS encoding helix-turn-helix domain-containing protein, translating to MEDLEFATTQHAGHKVSGVRRLVGISQKDLADRLGVTKQAVSKLEQSEKINDERLDQIAGALGVTTEGLKKFNNESVIYYTNNFYENCGVSATNGGVMATGKIENNNHFSIEQAEKLFEMLLKMDKEKFEEAKRK from the coding sequence ATGGAAGATTTAGAATTTGCAACGACTCAGCATGCAGGGCACAAAGTCAGTGGAGTAAGACGATTAGTAGGAATATCTCAAAAAGACCTTGCAGATAGATTAGGTGTTACTAAGCAAGCCGTTTCTAAATTAGAGCAGTCTGAAAAAATAAATGATGAGAGACTTGACCAAATTGCAGGAGCACTTGGTGTTACCACAGAAGGATTGAAAAAATTTAACAACGAATCAGTTATTTACTATACCAATAATTTTTATGAAAATTGTGGAGTTTCGGCTACTAATGGTGGAGTTATGGCAACTGGAAAGATTGAAAATAATAATCATTTTTCAATTGAGCAAGCCGAAAAATTGTTTGAAATGTTGTTAAAAATGGACAAGGAAAAGTTTGAAGAAGCTAAGAGAAAATGA
- a CDS encoding helix-turn-helix domain-containing protein yields MKDEKVELFPEEDRHDGQNIQRIRIYLGIKQDTLANELNISRAKVSIIEQQDVVEDYLLNEISNVLGVSPDLIKKFDVEKAIYNINNYKDATINGGAITGSRYANQQINPLDKVVELYERLLKSEREKLELFLKEKTNT; encoded by the coding sequence ATGAAAGATGAAAAAGTTGAATTGTTCCCCGAAGAGGATCGTCATGATGGGCAAAACATACAAAGAATAAGAATATATCTTGGGATTAAGCAGGATACTTTAGCGAACGAATTAAATATTAGTCGAGCTAAGGTTTCAATAATAGAGCAACAAGATGTTGTCGAAGACTATTTGTTAAATGAAATTTCAAACGTTTTAGGAGTATCTCCAGATTTGATTAAGAAATTTGATGTAGAAAAAGCCATCTATAATATTAACAATTATAAAGATGCGACCATTAATGGTGGGGCTATTACGGGAAGTAGATATGCAAATCAACAAATTAACCCTCTTGATAAAGTAGTTGAGCTTTATGAAAGATTACTAAAAAGTGAAAGAGAAAAATTGGAATTATTCTTAAAAGAAAAAACTAATACCTAA
- a CDS encoding TlpA family protein disulfide reductase, whose protein sequence is MNIRAILLIIFIFLFSNNHAQQIKPLQIGDTIPDLTLQNILNYKGNTVRISDFRSKLLVLDFWATWCTACINTFAHNNEIQKKYNVQVKILNVTYEPTDFTANFLDKLVARKGNAYSITTVTNDTTLQQIFPHKFVPHLVWIDSNRVVRAITASRQLTPENIDKILGQHTVDFQQKADIKYTQPLFLSSAILDSSFTLQHYSLLVHGNIYDGAGVGQYYLKDHEKTYGLNYTNQSLLFILNMLGNQIWENYYHSNFNQNRILLELSDSTTMDKLRKDNWQFSFVVSKNNSDSFFIKALDEIGKNTDIDVQIEQRLMNCIALVRTTNNNKIVTKGGRPLIDLWSKKKGNFRNQPIKYFVNELDGGNITPLPIIDATGIRGNIDITLYPPYTLENIRCQIKSYGLNLVPVKKTLNVIIVHDKSKKQ, encoded by the coding sequence ATGAATATCCGTGCGATTTTATTAATTATTTTTATTTTCTTATTTTCAAATAATCATGCACAGCAGATAAAACCTTTGCAAATTGGCGATACCATTCCTGATCTTACACTCCAGAATATCCTCAATTATAAAGGTAATACAGTTAGAATTTCAGACTTCCGATCAAAATTATTAGTTCTGGATTTTTGGGCAACATGGTGCACAGCCTGCATCAATACTTTTGCCCACAACAACGAAATACAGAAAAAATACAATGTCCAAGTAAAAATTCTAAACGTTACATACGAACCAACAGATTTCACTGCAAATTTTTTGGATAAATTGGTTGCCAGAAAAGGAAATGCATACAGTATTACTACTGTAACTAATGACACCACCTTACAACAAATATTTCCACATAAGTTCGTCCCTCACCTAGTATGGATAGACTCCAATAGGGTTGTTCGGGCTATAACTGCATCTAGGCAGTTGACACCTGAAAACATCGATAAAATATTGGGCCAACACACTGTGGACTTCCAACAAAAGGCTGACATAAAGTACACACAACCACTCTTTCTATCTTCAGCGATACTGGATTCTTCGTTTACCCTACAGCACTACTCTTTATTGGTACATGGCAATATTTATGATGGCGCAGGTGTCGGACAGTATTATCTCAAAGATCACGAAAAAACATATGGGCTTAACTATACCAACCAAAGCTTGTTATTTATATTAAACATGTTGGGAAATCAAATATGGGAAAATTATTACCATTCCAACTTCAACCAAAACCGTATCCTGTTAGAATTGTCAGATAGTACCACGATGGACAAGTTAAGAAAAGATAATTGGCAATTTTCCTTTGTAGTATCTAAAAATAATTCAGATTCATTTTTTATAAAAGCGCTTGATGAAATTGGTAAAAATACGGACATAGATGTACAGATTGAGCAAAGACTCATGAATTGCATCGCATTAGTTAGGACAACTAATAATAACAAAATCGTTACAAAAGGAGGACGTCCATTAATCGATTTATGGTCGAAGAAGAAAGGAAATTTTAGAAACCAGCCCATAAAATATTTCGTAAACGAGTTGGATGGCGGGAATATCACACCCTTACCGATTATCGACGCAACAGGCATTCGGGGAAACATTGATATTACCCTTTATCCTCCGTATACATTAGAAAACATACGTTGTCAAATAAAATCCTATGGTCTGAATCTTGTCCCTGTTAAAAAAACACTAAATGTTATTATCGTTCACGATAAATCAAAAAAGCAATGA
- a CDS encoding RNA polymerase sigma factor — MRAIFEQYYTRLCLFAYNIVSDDQIAEEIVQDAFLKLSDMETKKHVVYFRQWLYSTVKNAAINHLKQKKRRDRQSQTYNYYMYTIHMEKQSNIEDLIIRSEVNRRLWQGVEKLPSQMQQVILMHFEDGKSVGEIARELQLHVSTVKTQKQRGISQLRKYFLFPWVVFAFVCVYDFFIF; from the coding sequence ATGAGAGCAATATTCGAACAATATTATACACGATTATGCCTTTTTGCATACAATATAGTATCTGATGACCAGATTGCCGAAGAGATCGTGCAGGATGCATTTTTAAAACTATCAGATATGGAGACTAAAAAACACGTCGTATATTTTAGGCAATGGCTATACAGCACGGTAAAAAACGCCGCCATAAACCATCTGAAGCAAAAGAAAAGACGGGACAGGCAAAGTCAGACCTATAATTATTATATGTATACCATACATATGGAAAAACAGTCCAATATAGAAGATCTCATCATTCGAAGCGAAGTAAACCGTAGGCTCTGGCAAGGGGTAGAAAAACTTCCAAGTCAAATGCAACAAGTAATACTGATGCATTTCGAAGATGGAAAGAGTGTAGGTGAAATCGCCAGAGAGTTACAGCTGCATGTTAGTACGGTTAAAACCCAGAAACAAAGAGGAATTTCCCAACTTCGTAAATACTTTTTGTTTCCATGGGTAGTATTCGCTTTTGTATGTGTGTATGATTTTTTTATTTTTTGA
- a CDS encoding FecR family protein produces the protein MKGELETEESLELENWLEEDPKNRELFSALNDPALQKKDFEYFMGKDISGSWENVSLSINSKKKKNPRIYKWWAIAASLLLVVSLFSWWRIAHKHTDNDTLLSKNDIYPGSYNAVLIDDKGISHHLQKDSGSQVPMYVSNTSNGLFYNHLNAVAQGNNTLIVPIKGIFHVRLSDGTEVWLHPSTTFNYPIVFSGKERRVNLTGDAFFKVAKNNQMPFRVYCNGVMTEAVGTEFNITSNDSGCTTSLVQGKVKVSNAHGSTMMQPGSSLRISSFTVPGKTQTLDTTISTTWKNGDFHFRSTPLKEVMATLAGWYGVSVKYEDFNGLDKKTFNGVLPRDVSLGENLKTMELTTIAKFKVQNNTIYIFPSAVRTVPN, from the coding sequence ATGAAAGGGGAACTGGAAACAGAAGAGTCTCTAGAATTGGAAAACTGGTTAGAGGAAGATCCCAAAAACAGGGAGCTCTTTTCGGCCTTGAATGATCCTGCCCTACAAAAAAAAGACTTCGAGTATTTTATGGGTAAGGACATTTCTGGAAGTTGGGAAAATGTATCGTTAAGTATAAACAGTAAAAAAAAGAAAAATCCGCGAATTTACAAATGGTGGGCCATTGCGGCATCCCTGCTTCTAGTCGTCAGTCTTTTTAGCTGGTGGAGAATAGCCCACAAGCACACTGATAATGATACATTGTTATCAAAAAACGATATATATCCTGGTAGCTACAATGCAGTTTTGATAGACGATAAAGGCATCTCCCACCATCTTCAAAAAGATAGTGGATCCCAAGTTCCCATGTATGTTTCCAATACGTCAAACGGACTCTTTTACAATCATTTAAACGCAGTGGCACAGGGTAACAATACACTCATAGTTCCGATCAAGGGAATATTCCATGTTAGACTATCCGACGGAACTGAAGTTTGGCTACACCCGTCTACGACATTTAACTATCCAATAGTGTTCTCTGGAAAGGAACGAAGAGTCAACCTTACCGGGGACGCCTTCTTCAAAGTGGCAAAAAACAATCAAATGCCGTTTCGGGTGTACTGTAACGGCGTAATGACAGAAGCTGTCGGAACGGAATTTAATATAACTAGTAATGATAGCGGTTGTACGACCTCTTTGGTGCAAGGAAAAGTCAAGGTATCCAATGCGCACGGCTCTACCATGATGCAGCCTGGTAGCAGTCTAAGGATTTCCAGTTTCACCGTCCCTGGAAAAACTCAAACATTAGATACAACCATCTCTACTACCTGGAAAAATGGAGATTTCCATTTCCGTAGTACCCCATTAAAAGAGGTGATGGCTACACTTGCGGGGTGGTATGGAGTGTCAGTAAAGTATGAAGACTTCAATGGATTGGACAAAAAAACCTTCAATGGCGTATTGCCTCGGGACGTTTCGCTGGGGGAAAACCTTAAAACGATGGAACTGACAACCATCGCTAAATTTAAAGTACAAAACAACACTATATACATTTTTCCAAGTGCTGTAAGAACAGTTCCAAATTAA